A single window of Bos javanicus breed banteng chromosome 19, ARS-OSU_banteng_1.0, whole genome shotgun sequence DNA harbors:
- the WDR81 gene encoding WD repeat-containing protein 81 isoform X1 has product MALRSRGREVALTAKAEDWSPPPSPDMEELLRSVERDLNIDARQLAPAPGGAHVVALVPARWLASLRERRLPPGPCPRAEGLSEAEVRTLLQRSVQRLPPGWTRVEVHGLRKRRLSYALGGLPFEEGSSTPETLTRFMQDVAAQNYRNLWRHAYHTYGQPYSHSPAPAAVPALDSVRQALQRVYGCPFLPLGEAAQCPSYAREGPCAPRGCPASPSLLRAEALLESPEMLYVVYPYVQFSLHDVVTFSPAKLTNSQAKVLFILFRVLRAMDACHHQGLACGALSLHHIAVDEKLCSELRLDLSAYERPEEAGDEETPEARNGAGVEPGEEGRRGPGCPTCQEELRGLVLDWVHGRISNFHYLMQLNRLAGRRQGDPNYHPVLPWVVDFTAPRGRFRDLRKSKFRLNKGDKQLDFTYEMTRQAFVAGGAGGGEPPHVPHHISDVLSDITYYVYKARRTPRSVLCGHVRAQWEPHEYPASMERMQSWTPDECIPEFYTDPSIFCSIHPDMPDLDVPAWCCSNQEFVAAHRALLESREVSQDLHHWIDLTFGYKLQGKEAVKEKNVCLHLVDAHTHLTSYGVVQLFDQPHPQRLAGAPALAPEPPLVPRLWFHTIQESTGREDFPAQLTNGMGRTVLEATPCEAGWARDRPGVGEDELEQATEALDSISLAGKTGDQLGPSPSSTSSSSQVPPGLLPFSGASASRPGRRNRAAGTDPREGEEGKILLPEGFSPLQALEELEKLGNFLTKGLGGRLEVPEQPWVQPPVQLRDLFHRDMQALGVLLAEMVFATRVRTLQPDAPLWVRFKAVQGLCARHPKEVPVSLQPVLDTLLQLSGPQGPVVAGRGKLDPLFTYRPVSQGLPPPCPAQLLSPFSSVVPFPPYFPALHKFILLYQVRRVEDEAQGRELVFALWQQLGAVLSDITPEGLEILLPFVLSLMSEEHTAVYAAWYLFEPVAKALGPKNANKYLLKPLIGAYESPCQLHGRFYLYTDCFVAQLMVRLGLQAFLVHLLPHVLQVLAGVEASQEENKGLAGAAEDEESGLLGSRPGSCAFEEEIHMEREPVAASGLGLPDYTSGVSFHDQADLPETEDFQAGLYVAESPQPQEAEAVSLGRLSDKSSTSEASLGEERVADEGGVPVDKSSLRSGDSSQDLKQSEGSEEDEEEEEEGCVVLEVGEGEGEQEEVPETSELMLSDTVLSMDTVVAGDAGANGEEEEEPLTEQSEGKEQKILLDTACKMVRWLSAKLGPTVASRHVARNLLRLLTSCYVGPTRQQFTGGNGESPPLSVGNIYQKRPILGDIVSAPVLSCLLHIAHLYGEPVLTYQYLPYISYLVAPGSTSGPSRLNSRKEAGLLAAVTLTQKIIVYLSDTTLMDILPRISHEVLLPVLSFLTSLVTGFPSGAQARTVLCMKTISLIALICLRIGQEMVQQHLSEPVATFFRVFSQLHELRHQDLKLESVGRSEGQLPEVAFSDGQLRPADPALLDELQKVFTLEMAYTIYVPFSCLLGDIIRKIVPNHELVGELAGLYLDSISPSSRSPAIVEPTAPSTGPEWDPQGGGCPQDDSHSGTFGSVLVGNRIQIPNDSQPDSPGPLGPISGVGGGEPGSQSEDNALKRELPRSAHGLSGNWLAYWQYEIGVSQQDAHFHFHQIRLQSFPGHSGAVKCVVPLSGEDFFLSGSKDRTVRLWPLYNSGDGTSETAPRLVYAQHRKSVFFVGQLEAPQCVVSCDGAVHVWDPFTGKTLRTVEPSDSRVPLTAVAVMPAPHTSITMASSDSTLRFVDCRKPGLQHEFRLSSGLNPGLVRSLAVSPSGRSVVAGFSSGFMVLLDTRTGLVLRGWPAHEGDILQIKAVEGSILVSSSSDHSLTVWKELEPKPTHHYKSASDPIHTFDLYGSEVVTGTVANKIGVCSLLEPPSQATTKLSSENFRGTLTSLALLPTKRHLLLGSDNGVVRLLA; this is encoded by the exons ATGGCCCTGAGGAGCAGGGGGCGGGAAGTCGCGCTTACCGCGAAGGCGGAGGACTGGTCACCGCCCCCGAGCCCCGACATGGAGGAGCTGCTCCGGAGCGTGGAGAGGGACCTGAACATCGATGCCCGACAGCTGGCTCCGGCCCCGGGGGGCGCACACGTGGTGGCTCTAGTGCCCGCGCGCTGGCTGGCTAGCCTCCGCGAGCGCAGGCTGCCCCCGGGACCCTGTCCGCGCGCCGAAGGCCTGAGCGAAGCGGAAGTCAGGACTCTCTTGCAACGCTCCGTGCAGAGGCTGCCTCCCGGCTGGACTCGAGTGGAGGTGCACGGGCTGCGGAAACGAAGGCTCTCCTACGCGCTGGGCGGCCTGCCTTTTGAGGAGGGGTCCAGCACCCCGGAGACCCTCACTCGCTTCATGCAGGATGTGGCTGCCCAGAATTATCGCAACCTGTGGCGCCACGCGTATCATACTTACGGGCAGCCCTACAGTCATAGCCCTGCCCCCGCGGCTGTCCCTGCCCTGGATTCAGTGCGACAGGCTCTGCAGAGGGTCTATGGTTGCCCTTTCCTGCCACTGGGTGAAGCTGCACAGTGCCCCTCATATGCCAGAGAAGGCCCCTGTGCCCCTCGGGGCTGCCCTGCCTCTCCCAGTCTTCTGAGAGCCGAGGCTCTGTTGGAGTCACCGGAGATGCTCTACGTGGTCTACCCGTATGTGCAGTTCTCCCTGCACGATGTGGTCACCTTCAGCCCCGCCAAGCTGACCAACAGCCAAGCCAAGGTGCTCTTCATTCTCTTCCGTGTGCTGAGGGCCATGGATGCCTGTCACCACCAGGGACTGGCCTGCGGGGCCCTGTCTTTGCACCACATCGCCGTGGATGAGAAACTTTGCAGCGAGCTCCGCCTGGACCTGAGTGCTTATGAGAGGCCCGAGGAGGCAGGGGATGAGGAGACCCCGGAAGCAAGAAACGGGGCAGGTGTCGAGCCTGGCGAGGAGGGACGACGGGGACCTGGGTGTCCCACCTGCCAGGAGGAGCTCAGGGGCCTTGTGCTAGACTGGGTCCACGGCCGCATTAGCAACTTTCACTACCTCATGCAACTGAATCGGTTGGCAGGTCGGCGGCAGGGGGACCCCAACTACCACCCGGTGCTGCCCTGGGTGGTTGACTTCACCGCGCCCCGTGGGCGCTTCAGAGACCTGCGCAAGTCCAAGTTCCGCCTCAACAAGGGGGATAAGCAGCTGGACTTCACATATGAGATGACCCGGCAGGCGTTTGTGGCAGGGGGTGCAGGCGGCGGGGAGCCACCTCACGTCCCTCACCACATCTCCGACGTGCTTTCTGACATCACCTACTATGTGTACAAGGCCCGGCGCACACCCCGGTCTGTGCTCTGTGGACACGTGAGGGCGCAGTGGGAGCCCCACGAGTACCCGGCCAGCATGGAGCGAATGCAGAGCTGGACTCCAGATGAGTGCATTCCTGAGTTCTACACCGACCCCTCCATCTTCTGCTCCATCCACCCTGACATGCCTGACCTGGATGTGCCGGCCTGGTGCTGCTCCAACCAGGAGTTCGTGGCTGCCCACCGGGCGCTGCTGGAGAGCCGAGAGGTGTCCCAGGACCTACACCACTGGATTGACCTCACCTTTGGCTACAAACTACAGGGCAAGGAGGCTGTGAAGGAGAAGAACGTGTGTCTGCACCTGGTGGACGCCCACACACACCTGACCAGCTATGGCGTGGTACAGCTGTTCGATCAGCCACATCCCCAGCGCCTGGCAGGGGCCCCTGCCCTCGCCCCTGAACCTCCCCTCGTCCCCAGGCTATGGTTCCACACCATCCAGGAGAGCACAGGCCGGGAGGACTTCCCTGCACAGCTTACGAATGGGATGGGCAGGACAGTTTTGGAGGCTACTCCCTGTGAGGCTGGCTGGGCCAGGGACAGGCCCGGGGTAGGGGAAGATGAGTTGGAGCAGGCCACAGAAGCTCTGGATTCCATCTCTCTCGCTGGGAAGACAGGTGACCAGCTGGGACCGTCTCCCTCCTCTACTTCGTCCTCCAGTCAAGTCCCGCCAGGCCTCTTGCCTTTCTCAGGGGCCTCAGCCTCTCGACCGGGCCGTCGGAACAGAGCTGCTGGGACAGACCCCAGGGAAGGTGAGGAGGGCAAGATTCTTCTTCCGGAGGGCTTCAGTCCTCTGCAGGCTCTGGAGGAGCTGGAGAAACTAGGCAACTTCTTGACCAAAGGCCTAGGGGGCCGCTTGGAGGTGCCTGAGCAACCCTGGGTTCAGCCCCCCGTGCAGCTGCGGGACCTCTTTCATCGGGACATGCAGGCTCTGGGGGTCCTGTTGGCTGAGATGGTGTTTGCCACCAGGGTCCGGACACTGCAGCCTGATGCACCTTTGTGGGTACGCTTCAAGGCTGTGCAGGGGCTCTGTGCACGCCATCCCAAGGAGGTCCCGGTGTCTCTGCAGCCCGTGCTGGACACACTTCTGCAGCTGAGTGGCCCTCAAGGCCCCGTGGTTGCAGGGAGGGGCAAGCTGGACCCACTGTTTACATATAGGCCCGTCTCCCAGGGattgcccccaccctgccccgcccAGCTCCTCAGCCCCTTcagctctgtggtccccttccccCCATACTTCCCCGCGCTGCACAAATTCATCCTCCTGTACCAGGTGAGGCGCGTGGAGGACGAGGCCCAGGGGCGGGAGCTGGTCTTTGCCCTGTGGCAGCAGCTGGGTGCCGTTCTGAGTGACATCACCCCTGAGGGCTTGGAGATCTTGCTGCCTTTCGTGCTGTCACTCATGTCTGAGGAGCACACGGCCGTGTATGCGGCCTGGTACCTATTTGAACCTGTAGCCAAGGCCCTGGGCCCCAAGAATGCCAATAAGTACCTTCTGAAGCCTCTCATTGGGGCCTACGAGAGCCCCTGCCAGCTCCACGGCCGCTTCTACCTGTACACTGACTGCTTTGTGGCCCAGCTGATGGTGCGGCTGGGCCTGCAGGCCTTTCTTGTCCACCTCCTGCCCCACGTCCTGCAGGTGTTGGCTGGCGTGGAGGCCTCCCAGGAGGAAAACAAGGGCCTGGCGGGGGCTGCCGAGGATGAGGAAAGTGGGCTCCTGGGGTCCAGGCCCGGGTCCTGTGCCTTTGAGGAGGAGATCCACATGGAAAGGGAGCCTGTGGCTGCCTCGGGCCTGGGGCTCCCGGACTACACCTCTGGCGTCAGCTTCCACGACCAGGCTGACCTCCCCGAGACGGAGGACTTCCAGGCCGGGCTCTACGTGGCCGAGTCCCCTCAGCCCCAGGAGGCTGAGGCTGTGAGCCTGGGCCGGCTGAGCGACAAGAGCAGCACCAGTGAGGCCTCCCTGGGCGAGGAGCGGGTGGCCGACGAGGGGGGCGTCCCGGTGGACAAGAGCAGCCTCAGGTCAGGCGACAGCAGCCAAGACTTGAAGCAAAGCGAGGGCTccgaggaggacgaggaggaggaggaggaaggctgtgtggtgttggaggtgggggagggggagggcgaaCAAGAAGAGGTCCCTGAGACATCCGAGCTCATGCTCTCCGACACTGTGCTGTCCATGGATACGGTTGTGGCTGGCGACGCCGGGGCCAacggggaggaagaagaggagccgCTGACCGAGCAGTCGGAGGGCAAAGAACAGAAGATCCTTCTTG ATACAGCCTGCAAGATGGTCCGCTGGCTGTCCGCCAAGCTCGGCCCCACCGTGGCCTCTCGCCATGTGGCCCGGAACCTGCTCCGCCTGCTGACGTCGTGTTACGTTG GGCCCACCCGGCAGCAGTTCACCGGGGGCAATGGCGAGAGCCCCCCGCTGAGCGTGGGCAACATCTATCAGAAGAGACCGATCCTGGGCGACATAGTGTCGGCGCCCGTGCTCAGCTGCCTCCTGCACATCGCCCACCTCTATGGGGAGCCTGTCCTCACCTACCAGTACCTGCCCTACATCAGCTACCTG GTGGCCCCCGGTAGCACCTCGGGCCCCAGTCGACTGAACAGCCGCAAGGAGGCGGGGCTGCTCGCTGCTGTGACGCTGACCCAGAAAATCATCGTGTACCTCTCGGACACCACCCTCATGGACATCTTGCCCCGAATCAGCCACGAGGTCTTGCTGCCCGTGCTCAGCTTCCTCACGTCTCTCGTCACCGG GTTCCCAAGTGGAGCCCAGGCCCGGACTGTCCTGTGTATGAAGACCATCAGCCTCATCGCCCTCATCTGCCTGCGTATCGGACAGGAGATGGTCCAGCAGCACCTGAGTGAGCCTGTGGCCACCTTCTTTCGTGTCTTCTCTCAGCTGCATGAACTTCGGCACCAG GATCTGAAGCTGGAGTCCGTGGGCCGCAGTGAGGGCCAGCTGCCAGAGGTGGCCTTCTCTGATGGGCAGCTGCGTCCGGCGGACCCCGCCCTGCTGGACGAGCTGCAGAAGGTGTTCACCTTGGAGATGGCATACACAATCTACGTGCCCTTCTCCTGCCTATTGG GTGACATCATCCGGAAAATTGTCCCCAACCACGAGCTGGTAGGGGAGCTGGCGGGGCTGTACCTGGACAGCATCAGCCCGAGCAGCCGTAGCCCTGCCATCGTGGAGCCCACCGCGCCCAGCACCGGCCCGGAGTGGGACCCCCAGGGTGGGGGCTGCCCCCAGGACGACAGCCACTCGGGGACCTTTGGGAGTGTCCTGGTTGGGAACCGCATCCAGATCCCCAATGACTCCCAGCCTGACAGCCCCGGCCCTCTGGGCCCCATCTCTGGGGTGGGCGGCGGGGAGCCTGGCAGCCAGAGTGAGGACAACGCGCTGAAGCGGGAGCTGCCGCGGAGCGCACATGGGCTGAGTGGGAACTGGCTGGCCTACTGGCAGTACGAGATTGGCGTGAGCCAGCAGGACGCCCACTTCCACTTCCACCAGATCCGCCTGCAGAGCTTCCCAGGCCACTCGGGGGCCGTCAAGTGCGTGGTGCCCCTGAGCGGCGAGGACTTCTTTCTGAGTGGCAGCAAGGACCGCACCGTGCGCCTCTGGCCACTCTACAACTCCGGGGACGGCACCAGCGAGACGGCCCCACGCCTCGTCTACGCCCAACACCGCAAGAGCGTCTTCTTCGTGGGCCAGCTCGAGGCCCCGCAGTGTGTAGTGAGCTGTGACGGGGCTGTGCACGTCTGGGACCCCTTCACAG GGAAGACTCTTCGCACGGTGGAGCCATCGGACAGCCGGGTGCCCCTGACTGCTGTGGCCGTCATGCCCGCCCCCCACACCAGCATCACCATGGCCAGCTCTGACTCGACCCTGCGCTTTGTGGACTGCAGGAAGCCAGGCCTGCAG CATGAGTTTCGCCTGAGCAGCGGGCTGAACCCCGGGCTCGTCCGCTCCCTGGCTGTCAGCCCCAGTGGCCGGAGCGTTGTGGCCGGCTTCTCCTCGGGCTTCATGGTGCTGTTGGACACCCGTACGGGCCTAGTTCTGCGTGGCTGGCCTGCCCACGAAGGGGACATCCTGCAGATCAAG GCAGTGGAGGGCAGCATCCTGGTCAGCTCCTCCTCTGACCACTCCTTGACTGTCTGGAAGGAGCTGGAGCCGAAGCCCACGCACCACTACAAGTCCGCCTCTGACCCCATCCACACCTTCGACTTGTACGGCAGCGAGGTGGTGACCGGCACTGTGGCCAACAAG
- the WDR81 gene encoding WD repeat-containing protein 81 isoform X2, translating to MALRSRGREVALTAKAEDWSPPPSPDMEELLRSVERDLNIDARQLAPAPGGAHVVALVPARWLASLRERRLPPGPCPRAEGLSEAEVRTLLQRSVQRLPPGWTRVEVHGLRKRRLSYALGGLPFEEGSSTPETLTRFMQDVAAQNYRNLWRHAYHTYGQPYSHSPAPAAVPALDSVRQALQRVYGCPFLPLGEAAQCPSYAREGPCAPRGCPASPSLLRAEALLESPEMLYVVYPYVQFSLHDVVTFSPAKLTNSQAKVLFILFRVLRAMDACHHQGLACGALSLHHIAVDEKLCSELRLDLSAYERPEEAGDEETPEARNGAGVEPGEEGRRGPGCPTCQEELRGLVLDWVHGRISNFHYLMQLNRLAGRRQGDPNYHPVLPWVVDFTAPRGRFRDLRKSKFRLNKGDKQLDFTYEMTRQAFVAGGAGGGEPPHVPHHISDVLSDITYYVYKARRTPRSVLCGHVRAQWEPHEYPASMERMQSWTPDECIPEFYTDPSIFCSIHPDMPDLDVPAWCCSNQEFVAAHRALLESREVSQDLHHWIDLTFGYKLQGKEAVKEKNVCLHLVDAHTHLTSYGVVQLFDQPHPQRLAGAPALAPEPPLVPRLWFHTIQESTGREDFPAQLTNGMGRTVLEATPCEAGWARDRPGVGEDELEQATEALDSISLAGKTGDQLGPSPSSTSSSSQVPPGLLPFSGASASRPGRRNRAAGTDPREGEEGKILLPEGFSPLQALEELEKLGNFLTKGLGGRLEVPEQPWVQPPVQLRDLFHRDMQALGVLLAEMVFATRVRTLQPDAPLWVRFKAVQGLCARHPKEVPVSLQPVLDTLLQLSGPQGPVVAGRGKLDPLFTYRPVSQGLPPPCPAQLLSPFSSVVPFPPYFPALHKFILLYQVRRVEDEAQGRELVFALWQQLGAVLSDITPEGLEILLPFVLSLMSEEHTAVYAAWYLFEPVAKALGPKNANKYLLKPLIGAYESPCQLHGRFYLYTDCFVAQLMVRLGLQAFLVHLLPHVLQVLAGVEASQEENKGLAGAAEDEESGLLGSRPGSCAFEEEIHMEREPVAASGLGLPDYTSGVSFHDQADLPETEDFQAGLYVAESPQPQEAEAVSLGRLSDKSSTSEASLGEERVADEGGVPVDKSSLRSGDSSQDLKQSEGSEEDEEEEEEGCVVLEVGEGEGEQEEVPETSELMLSDTVLSMDTVVAGDAGANGEEEEEPLTEQSEGKEQKILLDTACKMVRWLSAKLGPTVASRHVARNLLRLLTSCYVGPTRQQFTGGNGESPPLSVGNIYQKRPILGDIVSAPVLSCLLHIAHLYGEPVLTYQYLPYISYLVAPGSTSGPSRLNSRKEAGLLAAVTLTQKIIVYLSDTTLMDILPRISHEVLLPVLSFLTSLVTGFPSGAQARTVLCMKTISLIALICLRIGQEMVQQHLSEPVATFFRVFSQLHELRHQDLKLESVGRSEGQLPEVAFSDGQLRPADPALLDELQKVFTLEMAYTIYVPFSCLLGDIIRKIVPNHELVGELAGLYLDSISPSSRSPAIVEPTAPSTGPEWDPQGGGCPQDDSHSGTFGSVLVGNRIQIPNDSQPDSPGPLGPISGVGGGEPGSQSEDNALKRELPRSAHGLSGNWLAYWQYEIGVSQQDAHFHFHQIRLQSFPGHSGAVKCVVPLSGEDFFLSGSKDRTVRLWPLYNSGDGTSETAPRLVYAQHRKSVFFVGQLEAPQCVVSCDGAVHVWDPFTENPVDS from the exons ATGGCCCTGAGGAGCAGGGGGCGGGAAGTCGCGCTTACCGCGAAGGCGGAGGACTGGTCACCGCCCCCGAGCCCCGACATGGAGGAGCTGCTCCGGAGCGTGGAGAGGGACCTGAACATCGATGCCCGACAGCTGGCTCCGGCCCCGGGGGGCGCACACGTGGTGGCTCTAGTGCCCGCGCGCTGGCTGGCTAGCCTCCGCGAGCGCAGGCTGCCCCCGGGACCCTGTCCGCGCGCCGAAGGCCTGAGCGAAGCGGAAGTCAGGACTCTCTTGCAACGCTCCGTGCAGAGGCTGCCTCCCGGCTGGACTCGAGTGGAGGTGCACGGGCTGCGGAAACGAAGGCTCTCCTACGCGCTGGGCGGCCTGCCTTTTGAGGAGGGGTCCAGCACCCCGGAGACCCTCACTCGCTTCATGCAGGATGTGGCTGCCCAGAATTATCGCAACCTGTGGCGCCACGCGTATCATACTTACGGGCAGCCCTACAGTCATAGCCCTGCCCCCGCGGCTGTCCCTGCCCTGGATTCAGTGCGACAGGCTCTGCAGAGGGTCTATGGTTGCCCTTTCCTGCCACTGGGTGAAGCTGCACAGTGCCCCTCATATGCCAGAGAAGGCCCCTGTGCCCCTCGGGGCTGCCCTGCCTCTCCCAGTCTTCTGAGAGCCGAGGCTCTGTTGGAGTCACCGGAGATGCTCTACGTGGTCTACCCGTATGTGCAGTTCTCCCTGCACGATGTGGTCACCTTCAGCCCCGCCAAGCTGACCAACAGCCAAGCCAAGGTGCTCTTCATTCTCTTCCGTGTGCTGAGGGCCATGGATGCCTGTCACCACCAGGGACTGGCCTGCGGGGCCCTGTCTTTGCACCACATCGCCGTGGATGAGAAACTTTGCAGCGAGCTCCGCCTGGACCTGAGTGCTTATGAGAGGCCCGAGGAGGCAGGGGATGAGGAGACCCCGGAAGCAAGAAACGGGGCAGGTGTCGAGCCTGGCGAGGAGGGACGACGGGGACCTGGGTGTCCCACCTGCCAGGAGGAGCTCAGGGGCCTTGTGCTAGACTGGGTCCACGGCCGCATTAGCAACTTTCACTACCTCATGCAACTGAATCGGTTGGCAGGTCGGCGGCAGGGGGACCCCAACTACCACCCGGTGCTGCCCTGGGTGGTTGACTTCACCGCGCCCCGTGGGCGCTTCAGAGACCTGCGCAAGTCCAAGTTCCGCCTCAACAAGGGGGATAAGCAGCTGGACTTCACATATGAGATGACCCGGCAGGCGTTTGTGGCAGGGGGTGCAGGCGGCGGGGAGCCACCTCACGTCCCTCACCACATCTCCGACGTGCTTTCTGACATCACCTACTATGTGTACAAGGCCCGGCGCACACCCCGGTCTGTGCTCTGTGGACACGTGAGGGCGCAGTGGGAGCCCCACGAGTACCCGGCCAGCATGGAGCGAATGCAGAGCTGGACTCCAGATGAGTGCATTCCTGAGTTCTACACCGACCCCTCCATCTTCTGCTCCATCCACCCTGACATGCCTGACCTGGATGTGCCGGCCTGGTGCTGCTCCAACCAGGAGTTCGTGGCTGCCCACCGGGCGCTGCTGGAGAGCCGAGAGGTGTCCCAGGACCTACACCACTGGATTGACCTCACCTTTGGCTACAAACTACAGGGCAAGGAGGCTGTGAAGGAGAAGAACGTGTGTCTGCACCTGGTGGACGCCCACACACACCTGACCAGCTATGGCGTGGTACAGCTGTTCGATCAGCCACATCCCCAGCGCCTGGCAGGGGCCCCTGCCCTCGCCCCTGAACCTCCCCTCGTCCCCAGGCTATGGTTCCACACCATCCAGGAGAGCACAGGCCGGGAGGACTTCCCTGCACAGCTTACGAATGGGATGGGCAGGACAGTTTTGGAGGCTACTCCCTGTGAGGCTGGCTGGGCCAGGGACAGGCCCGGGGTAGGGGAAGATGAGTTGGAGCAGGCCACAGAAGCTCTGGATTCCATCTCTCTCGCTGGGAAGACAGGTGACCAGCTGGGACCGTCTCCCTCCTCTACTTCGTCCTCCAGTCAAGTCCCGCCAGGCCTCTTGCCTTTCTCAGGGGCCTCAGCCTCTCGACCGGGCCGTCGGAACAGAGCTGCTGGGACAGACCCCAGGGAAGGTGAGGAGGGCAAGATTCTTCTTCCGGAGGGCTTCAGTCCTCTGCAGGCTCTGGAGGAGCTGGAGAAACTAGGCAACTTCTTGACCAAAGGCCTAGGGGGCCGCTTGGAGGTGCCTGAGCAACCCTGGGTTCAGCCCCCCGTGCAGCTGCGGGACCTCTTTCATCGGGACATGCAGGCTCTGGGGGTCCTGTTGGCTGAGATGGTGTTTGCCACCAGGGTCCGGACACTGCAGCCTGATGCACCTTTGTGGGTACGCTTCAAGGCTGTGCAGGGGCTCTGTGCACGCCATCCCAAGGAGGTCCCGGTGTCTCTGCAGCCCGTGCTGGACACACTTCTGCAGCTGAGTGGCCCTCAAGGCCCCGTGGTTGCAGGGAGGGGCAAGCTGGACCCACTGTTTACATATAGGCCCGTCTCCCAGGGattgcccccaccctgccccgcccAGCTCCTCAGCCCCTTcagctctgtggtccccttccccCCATACTTCCCCGCGCTGCACAAATTCATCCTCCTGTACCAGGTGAGGCGCGTGGAGGACGAGGCCCAGGGGCGGGAGCTGGTCTTTGCCCTGTGGCAGCAGCTGGGTGCCGTTCTGAGTGACATCACCCCTGAGGGCTTGGAGATCTTGCTGCCTTTCGTGCTGTCACTCATGTCTGAGGAGCACACGGCCGTGTATGCGGCCTGGTACCTATTTGAACCTGTAGCCAAGGCCCTGGGCCCCAAGAATGCCAATAAGTACCTTCTGAAGCCTCTCATTGGGGCCTACGAGAGCCCCTGCCAGCTCCACGGCCGCTTCTACCTGTACACTGACTGCTTTGTGGCCCAGCTGATGGTGCGGCTGGGCCTGCAGGCCTTTCTTGTCCACCTCCTGCCCCACGTCCTGCAGGTGTTGGCTGGCGTGGAGGCCTCCCAGGAGGAAAACAAGGGCCTGGCGGGGGCTGCCGAGGATGAGGAAAGTGGGCTCCTGGGGTCCAGGCCCGGGTCCTGTGCCTTTGAGGAGGAGATCCACATGGAAAGGGAGCCTGTGGCTGCCTCGGGCCTGGGGCTCCCGGACTACACCTCTGGCGTCAGCTTCCACGACCAGGCTGACCTCCCCGAGACGGAGGACTTCCAGGCCGGGCTCTACGTGGCCGAGTCCCCTCAGCCCCAGGAGGCTGAGGCTGTGAGCCTGGGCCGGCTGAGCGACAAGAGCAGCACCAGTGAGGCCTCCCTGGGCGAGGAGCGGGTGGCCGACGAGGGGGGCGTCCCGGTGGACAAGAGCAGCCTCAGGTCAGGCGACAGCAGCCAAGACTTGAAGCAAAGCGAGGGCTccgaggaggacgaggaggaggaggaggaaggctgtgtggtgttggaggtgggggagggggagggcgaaCAAGAAGAGGTCCCTGAGACATCCGAGCTCATGCTCTCCGACACTGTGCTGTCCATGGATACGGTTGTGGCTGGCGACGCCGGGGCCAacggggaggaagaagaggagccgCTGACCGAGCAGTCGGAGGGCAAAGAACAGAAGATCCTTCTTG ATACAGCCTGCAAGATGGTCCGCTGGCTGTCCGCCAAGCTCGGCCCCACCGTGGCCTCTCGCCATGTGGCCCGGAACCTGCTCCGCCTGCTGACGTCGTGTTACGTTG GGCCCACCCGGCAGCAGTTCACCGGGGGCAATGGCGAGAGCCCCCCGCTGAGCGTGGGCAACATCTATCAGAAGAGACCGATCCTGGGCGACATAGTGTCGGCGCCCGTGCTCAGCTGCCTCCTGCACATCGCCCACCTCTATGGGGAGCCTGTCCTCACCTACCAGTACCTGCCCTACATCAGCTACCTG GTGGCCCCCGGTAGCACCTCGGGCCCCAGTCGACTGAACAGCCGCAAGGAGGCGGGGCTGCTCGCTGCTGTGACGCTGACCCAGAAAATCATCGTGTACCTCTCGGACACCACCCTCATGGACATCTTGCCCCGAATCAGCCACGAGGTCTTGCTGCCCGTGCTCAGCTTCCTCACGTCTCTCGTCACCGG GTTCCCAAGTGGAGCCCAGGCCCGGACTGTCCTGTGTATGAAGACCATCAGCCTCATCGCCCTCATCTGCCTGCGTATCGGACAGGAGATGGTCCAGCAGCACCTGAGTGAGCCTGTGGCCACCTTCTTTCGTGTCTTCTCTCAGCTGCATGAACTTCGGCACCAG GATCTGAAGCTGGAGTCCGTGGGCCGCAGTGAGGGCCAGCTGCCAGAGGTGGCCTTCTCTGATGGGCAGCTGCGTCCGGCGGACCCCGCCCTGCTGGACGAGCTGCAGAAGGTGTTCACCTTGGAGATGGCATACACAATCTACGTGCCCTTCTCCTGCCTATTGG GTGACATCATCCGGAAAATTGTCCCCAACCACGAGCTGGTAGGGGAGCTGGCGGGGCTGTACCTGGACAGCATCAGCCCGAGCAGCCGTAGCCCTGCCATCGTGGAGCCCACCGCGCCCAGCACCGGCCCGGAGTGGGACCCCCAGGGTGGGGGCTGCCCCCAGGACGACAGCCACTCGGGGACCTTTGGGAGTGTCCTGGTTGGGAACCGCATCCAGATCCCCAATGACTCCCAGCCTGACAGCCCCGGCCCTCTGGGCCCCATCTCTGGGGTGGGCGGCGGGGAGCCTGGCAGCCAGAGTGAGGACAACGCGCTGAAGCGGGAGCTGCCGCGGAGCGCACATGGGCTGAGTGGGAACTGGCTGGCCTACTGGCAGTACGAGATTGGCGTGAGCCAGCAGGACGCCCACTTCCACTTCCACCAGATCCGCCTGCAGAGCTTCCCAGGCCACTCGGGGGCCGTCAAGTGCGTGGTGCCCCTGAGCGGCGAGGACTTCTTTCTGAGTGGCAGCAAGGACCGCACCGTGCGCCTCTGGCCACTCTACAACTCCGGGGACGGCACCAGCGAGACGGCCCCACGCCTCGTCTACGCCCAACACCGCAAGAGCGTCTTCTTCGTGGGCCAGCTCGAGGCCCCGCAGTGTGTAGTGAGCTGTGACGGGGCTGTGCACGTCTGGGACCCCTTCACAG agaatcctgtggacagctga